A window of the Gemmatirosa kalamazoonensis genome harbors these coding sequences:
- a CDS encoding alpha/beta fold hydrolase, with amino-acid sequence MDEALTPAARRVLLIHGALGAAEQLAPLAERLEARGARVSVVELEGHGRTAPRDRSFAMAHFAENVIDALDALGTGPGTLFGYSMGGYVALLVAAAYPDRVARVVTLGTKFRWDAETAAREARRLDPATIRAKVPRFAGALAARHAGAGGWEAVLARTATLLTALGDDAPLTDGVLGGLRCPVRVMVGDRDATVTVEETAGAWRALVHGELAVLPATPHPIEQVDTALLAELVLGGLVGI; translated from the coding sequence GTGGACGAAGCGCTGACGCCCGCGGCACGCCGCGTCCTCCTGATCCACGGCGCGCTCGGCGCCGCCGAGCAGCTCGCGCCGCTGGCGGAGCGGTTGGAGGCGCGAGGCGCGCGCGTATCGGTCGTGGAGCTCGAAGGCCACGGGCGCACCGCACCGCGCGACCGGTCATTCGCGATGGCGCACTTCGCGGAGAACGTGATCGACGCGCTCGACGCGCTGGGCACGGGGCCGGGGACGCTGTTCGGCTACAGCATGGGCGGCTACGTGGCGCTGCTCGTCGCCGCGGCATACCCCGACCGCGTGGCGCGCGTCGTGACGTTAGGCACGAAGTTCCGCTGGGACGCGGAGACCGCCGCCCGTGAGGCCCGGCGTCTCGACCCCGCGACGATCCGCGCGAAGGTGCCGCGCTTCGCCGGCGCGCTCGCGGCACGACACGCCGGCGCCGGCGGATGGGAAGCGGTGCTCGCGCGCACCGCGACGCTGCTGACCGCGCTCGGCGACGACGCGCCGCTCACCGACGGCGTGTTGGGCGGGCTGCGCTGCCCGGTGCGCGTGATGGTGGGCGACCGCGACGCGACGGTGACCGTGGAGGAGACGGCGGGCGCGTGGCGCGCGCTGGTGCACGGCGAGCTCGCGGTGCTGCCTGCCACGCCGCATCCGATCGAGCAGGTGGACACGGCCCTGCTCGCGGAGCTGGTGCTCGGGGGGCTTGTCGGTATCTAA